The Devosia sp. MC521 genome has a segment encoding these proteins:
- the irrA gene encoding iron response transcriptional regulator IrrA, translating to MSMNIKKDMYVDDEPSRRGCIKTLLRMSGLRPTRQRVELADRIFGRGRHLTAEDLHSEVHAAGQEMSLATVYNTLHQFQSSGLIRELSFKGTRAVFDTDTSGHHHFYILDDDKIIDMEPGAVSVTDVKSVPEGYEVAKIEIVVSLRKVEI from the coding sequence ATGTCGATGAATATCAAGAAGGATATGTATGTTGACGATGAGCCATCTCGGCGCGGCTGTATCAAAACGCTGCTGCGGATGTCTGGCCTTAGACCAACGCGGCAGCGCGTTGAACTCGCTGATCGTATATTTGGACGCGGGCGGCACTTGACCGCTGAGGATCTGCACAGTGAGGTTCACGCTGCGGGGCAGGAGATGTCCCTGGCAACGGTTTACAACACGCTGCATCAGTTCCAAAGCTCAGGCCTTATTCGCGAACTCTCGTTCAAGGGGACGCGTGCGGTTTTCGATACCGATACCTCAGGTCACCACCACTTCTATATCTTGGATGATGACAAGATTATCGACATGGAGCCGGGGGCGGTGAGCGTGACTGACGTTAAATCGGTCCCTGAGGGCTACGAAGTGGCCAAGATTGAGATCGTTGTCAGTTTGCGAAAAGTAGAAATTTGA
- a CDS encoding hydroxyquinol 1,2-dioxygenase: MAQYTTEFGSIHSYKKGGITAIDDDPKRYVFSNMFEVAAKSAPYERVAVAKNFEYVIESAKAEGESPWYSAAHDEFVIAMDGKVRVDFIKLTDPDAVVDPESEGAVIVQGQPIGEAMGYVVLSRGHMAMLPVGCAYKFSAAETCTIIIQTIDGAVTQHKWAQFCQK; encoded by the coding sequence GTGGCACAGTACACCACAGAGTTCGGCTCGATCCACTCGTACAAAAAAGGCGGGATCACCGCCATTGATGATGATCCGAAGCGCTACGTATTTTCGAACATGTTTGAAGTTGCTGCGAAATCAGCGCCTTATGAGCGTGTAGCTGTCGCAAAGAATTTTGAATACGTCATTGAATCTGCCAAGGCTGAAGGTGAATCTCCTTGGTACTCTGCCGCGCATGATGAGTTCGTCATTGCTATGGACGGCAAGGTTCGTGTCGATTTCATCAAGCTCACTGATCCGGATGCTGTTGTCGATCCTGAGAGCGAAGGTGCTGTGATTGTGCAGGGCCAGCCTATCGGTGAAGCGATGGGTTATGTGGTGCTGAGCCGTGGTCACATGGCCATGCTGCCCGTTGGCTGCGCCTATAAATTCTCAGCAGCTGAAACCTGCACCATCATCATTCAGACCATCGACGGCGCCGTGACCCAGCATAAGTGGGCGCAGTTCTGCCAGAAGTAA
- a CDS encoding aldehyde dehydrogenase family protein encodes MQTKLFINGEFVDGIAKGTIPVFNPFSGEVICEIAEARAEDVDVAVAAAKQAQKAWGRADAAERGHLLLKLADAIEANAEELIQLEALDTGHPVRDARKLDVPRTSRCFRYFGGMADKLEGFVPPVYPGFLNYVQREAIGVVGQIVPWNFPLMFTSWKMAPALAAGNAIVIKPSELTPLSTLRIAELMRDVGFPAGVVNVVPGYGHTAGQRLAEHPHVGKIAFTGSTATGRRIVQSSAGNLKKVQLELGGKGPNIVFGDANVRAAIGGSAFAIFHNQGQACIAGSRLILHKSVADEFLDGFTKLAKSIRLGDPLDPQTEMGPLTSKMHQERVLQFCQVAKDEGGEIITGGKRPDREDLANGYFVEPTIVRAKPTDRVSQEEVFGPFVTVTTFEDDEEALAIANGVQYGLGSGLWTLNLTRAHKLAQDIHAGMVWVNCYKIVHPGSPFGGVGESGYGREMGFEVMREYTQPKSVWVNYDSKMPPHYER; translated from the coding sequence GTGCAAACCAAGCTCTTCATTAACGGTGAATTCGTCGACGGCATCGCCAAAGGCACGATCCCTGTTTTCAACCCGTTCTCCGGCGAAGTCATTTGCGAAATCGCAGAGGCACGTGCGGAAGACGTTGATGTTGCCGTCGCAGCCGCCAAACAAGCTCAAAAGGCCTGGGGCCGTGCCGATGCCGCTGAACGCGGGCACCTCCTGCTCAAGTTGGCCGACGCGATTGAGGCCAATGCGGAAGAGCTAATCCAACTTGAAGCGCTTGATACCGGCCATCCTGTGCGCGATGCGCGCAAGCTGGATGTGCCGCGCACATCGCGCTGCTTCCGCTATTTCGGCGGCATGGCTGACAAGCTGGAAGGTTTCGTCCCGCCAGTCTATCCGGGCTTCCTTAATTACGTTCAGCGCGAAGCAATCGGTGTGGTTGGTCAGATCGTGCCATGGAACTTCCCGCTCATGTTCACCAGCTGGAAGATGGCACCCGCTCTGGCCGCTGGTAATGCCATTGTTATTAAACCAAGTGAACTGACGCCGCTGAGCACGTTGCGTATCGCCGAACTGATGCGCGATGTTGGCTTCCCAGCAGGTGTCGTCAACGTTGTTCCCGGCTATGGCCACACCGCTGGTCAGCGTCTGGCTGAGCATCCTCATGTTGGCAAGATCGCTTTCACCGGTTCAACCGCTACCGGCCGCCGTATCGTCCAGTCTTCGGCTGGTAACCTCAAGAAGGTTCAGCTCGAGCTGGGCGGCAAGGGCCCAAATATAGTCTTTGGTGATGCCAATGTTCGGGCTGCCATTGGCGGTTCTGCCTTCGCAATTTTCCATAACCAGGGCCAGGCCTGCATCGCGGGCTCGCGCCTCATCCTGCACAAATCGGTAGCCGACGAGTTCCTCGACGGTTTCACCAAGCTGGCGAAATCCATTCGCCTTGGCGATCCGCTGGATCCGCAGACCGAAATGGGCCCGCTGACGTCCAAGATGCACCAGGAACGCGTGCTGCAGTTCTGCCAGGTTGCCAAGGACGAGGGTGGTGAAATAATCACCGGCGGCAAGCGGCCTGATCGTGAAGACCTCGCAAATGGCTACTTCGTTGAGCCCACAATCGTGCGCGCGAAGCCCACCGATCGCGTGAGCCAAGAGGAAGTGTTTGGTCCGTTTGTGACGGTCACCACTTTTGAAGACGACGAAGAAGCATTGGCGATCGCTAATGGCGTTCAATACGGTTTGGGTTCCGGTCTTTGGACGCTGAACCTCACCCGTGCTCATAAGCTCGCCCAAGACATTCACGCCGGCATGGTTTGGGTGAATTGCTACAAGATCGTTCACCCAGGCTCGCCATTCGGAGGGGTTGGCGAAAGTGGCTATGGTCGCGAAATGGGCTTTGAAGTCATGCGCGAATACACGCAGCCAAAATCGGTTTGGGTCAATTATGACTCGAAAATGCCTCCCCACTACGAGCGTTGA
- a CDS encoding maleylacetate reductase: MDFVYNANPSRVIFGAGARARVGEELERLGIKRAIVLSTPDQSQLAAEIAKTIGGRAGIMYPGAVMHTPTEVTESALQAVSSVRADGCLAIGGGSTTGLSKAIAYRTDLPQLIVPTTFAGSEMTPILGQTEMGRKTTLSSPKVLPETVIYDPELTVTMPKFISGPSGLNAIAHSMEGLYARDRNPIISMMAEESIRALGVALPKLMDDPSNLEAHGDALYGAWFAGICLGSVGMAIHHKICHTLGGTLNLNHADVHALMLPYTAAYNREAAPEAMAAIARALKAHDGPRGLYALMKVCASKRSLKEMGVSEADLEKVADIAMENPYFNPRPVTREGIREMLQAAYEGREP; this comes from the coding sequence ATGGACTTTGTATATAACGCCAATCCTTCGCGTGTCATTTTCGGGGCCGGGGCGCGGGCGCGCGTCGGCGAAGAACTCGAACGTCTGGGCATCAAGCGCGCCATCGTGCTGTCCACCCCCGATCAATCTCAGCTTGCCGCTGAGATCGCCAAAACCATCGGTGGCCGCGCTGGGATTATGTATCCCGGCGCCGTCATGCACACCCCAACTGAAGTGACAGAGTCGGCCTTGCAGGCGGTCAGTTCGGTGCGCGCAGATGGTTGCTTGGCGATTGGCGGCGGCTCGACGACAGGCCTATCTAAAGCCATCGCCTATCGCACAGACCTGCCGCAGTTGATCGTGCCGACCACGTTTGCCGGCTCGGAGATGACGCCTATTTTGGGGCAGACCGAAATGGGTCGAAAAACGACGCTGTCTAGCCCGAAAGTCCTGCCCGAAACGGTGATTTATGATCCCGAGCTGACGGTCACGATGCCGAAGTTCATTTCGGGACCGTCAGGCCTGAACGCAATCGCCCACTCGATGGAAGGGCTTTATGCCCGTGATCGCAACCCGATTATCTCCATGATGGCCGAAGAATCCATTCGGGCTTTGGGCGTCGCTTTACCGAAGCTTATGGACGATCCGAGCAATCTGGAGGCGCACGGTGATGCGCTTTACGGCGCTTGGTTTGCTGGCATCTGCCTTGGTTCGGTGGGTATGGCTATTCACCACAAGATCTGCCACACGCTGGGCGGCACTCTGAACCTCAACCATGCAGATGTGCACGCGTTGATGCTTCCCTATACCGCTGCCTACAATCGTGAAGCTGCGCCTGAAGCTATGGCCGCCATTGCGCGCGCTCTGAAGGCCCATGATGGTCCTAGAGGCCTTTATGCCCTCATGAAGGTTTGCGCTAGCAAGCGCTCGCTTAAGGAAATGGGCGTGAGCGAGGCGGACCTCGAAAAGGTCGCTGATATTGCGATGGAAAACCCGTACTTCAATCCTCGTCCGGTAACGCGTGAAGGTATCCGTGAGATGCTTCAGGCTGCCTATGAAGGTCGGGAGCCGTAA
- a CDS encoding YciI family protein — MAYFCFHAFDKPGVLDTRLALRDTHRAFLRNHDHPLTVHVGGPLLNADGQMHGSMLVIEAETKAVVEAFLAQDEYMKAGIFASYTLEQFNWGLGQPEARNG, encoded by the coding sequence ATGGCATATTTTTGCTTTCACGCCTTTGATAAACCGGGTGTCCTCGACACACGCTTGGCGCTTCGCGACACTCATAGGGCTTTCTTACGCAATCACGACCACCCATTGACGGTGCATGTCGGTGGGCCGCTGTTGAACGCCGATGGACAGATGCATGGCTCGATGCTGGTCATTGAAGCGGAGACCAAAGCTGTCGTCGAAGCCTTCTTGGCCCAAGACGAATATATGAAGGCAGGCATCTTCGCCTCGTACACTCTTGAGCAGTTTAATTGGGGTTTAGGCCAGCCAGAGGCCCGCAATGGCTGA
- a CDS encoding Rieske 2Fe-2S domain-containing protein: MADALSQPDPNLWRTRPRAPMPGTVLGPLEDVGNGKAKEYVFGRGTTVFSMFVVRRDEHVYGYLNICPHYSSPLNHRAGHFLNEDGSRIRCTMHFAEFRIEDGFGVAGAAQNCWLDPVPVHIEDGNIVISKLQASS; this comes from the coding sequence ATGGCTGACGCACTTTCGCAGCCCGATCCAAACCTATGGCGCACACGGCCGCGTGCGCCCATGCCCGGAACGGTTTTAGGCCCGCTCGAAGACGTCGGGAACGGCAAGGCAAAGGAATATGTCTTTGGCCGCGGAACGACCGTGTTCTCCATGTTTGTTGTTCGGCGGGACGAGCACGTCTACGGCTATCTCAACATTTGTCCGCACTATTCATCGCCGCTGAACCACCGTGCAGGCCATTTTTTAAACGAAGATGGCAGCCGAATTCGCTGCACCATGCATTTCGCAGAATTCCGGATTGAAGACGGATTTGGTGTAGCAGGTGCCGCTCAGAATTGCTGGCTCGACCCGGTTCCGGTTCATATCGAAGATGGCAATATCGTCATCTCTAAGTTGCAGGCGAGTTCATGA
- a CDS encoding AAA family ATPase: protein MSEDNFTLAKPDTEVSIRHTFGIDVDGTVPAFSTGNEHVPTVDPGYQFDPSTTMAILAGFRDNLRVLLQGRHGTGKSSHIEQVAARLNWPCVRLNLDSHVSRIDLIGKDAIVLRDGKQVTDYREGLLPWCYQRPVVLILDEYDAGRPDVMFVIQRILEADGKLTIMDQNKVIPPNPFFRLFATANTVGLGDVTGLYHGTQQLNQAQLDRWNVVARLDHLSEEAELNVVLSKQNWMADEPHRSVLLQMVRMANLTRSGFVQGDVSVVMSPRTVISWAQNLRVFGDLDFAFHTSFLNRCDEVERATYGEYYQRCFGRLPGDAAPELWKRL, encoded by the coding sequence ATGAGCGAAGACAATTTCACTTTGGCAAAGCCAGACACAGAAGTGTCCATTCGGCATACGTTTGGGATTGATGTCGATGGGACGGTTCCTGCCTTTTCGACAGGTAACGAGCACGTGCCGACCGTTGATCCGGGCTATCAGTTCGATCCGTCGACGACGATGGCCATCCTGGCTGGTTTCCGGGACAATTTGCGTGTTCTGCTGCAGGGGCGTCATGGCACGGGTAAATCGAGCCATATTGAACAGGTCGCTGCACGTCTTAATTGGCCCTGTGTTCGCCTCAACCTCGACAGTCACGTGTCGCGGATCGACTTGATAGGGAAAGATGCCATCGTTCTCCGGGACGGTAAGCAGGTCACAGATTACCGCGAAGGGCTGTTGCCTTGGTGCTATCAGCGGCCGGTTGTACTGATCCTCGATGAGTATGATGCTGGCCGTCCGGACGTCATGTTCGTGATCCAGCGCATTTTGGAAGCTGACGGCAAGCTGACCATTATGGATCAGAACAAGGTCATTCCGCCCAACCCTTTCTTCCGTCTGTTCGCCACGGCCAATACGGTTGGTCTGGGGGATGTGACAGGGCTCTATCACGGCACCCAGCAGCTTAACCAAGCCCAGCTTGACCGCTGGAACGTTGTGGCCCGTCTCGACCACCTCTCGGAAGAAGCTGAGCTTAACGTCGTACTAAGTAAGCAAAATTGGATGGCAGACGAACCGCACCGCTCGGTCTTGTTGCAGATGGTGCGCATGGCAAACCTCACGCGCAGCGGTTTTGTGCAGGGCGATGTATCCGTCGTGATGTCGCCACGAACGGTCATTTCTTGGGCGCAGAACCTGCGCGTATTTGGCGATCTGGACTTCGCATTTCACACCTCATTCCTCAACCGCTGTGATGAGGTGGAGCGCGCAACGTATGGCGAGTATTACCAACGTTGCTTTGGTCGCTTGCCAGGTGACGCCGCACCAGAGCTGTGGAAGCGGTTATGA
- a CDS encoding AraC family transcriptional regulator produces the protein MYLTRPFGIEETHGMLSLPGVNFRSTSNGKDWTSVFASVQCERPFEGVFGPARDQLLVLHRNGPVEIENILDRKIGARTVPAGSIHLISSGEEFGINLKESVETAHVYVRRAVIEEVAVDIAENDPSKVIINSDVIQNPTLRSLIEATAFALEDDSTASGMFADYLSRAIAAQLIRNHSNAKLKPSNGILNVSRVTPALSEAIDYMSNNMDSTINLSDVAEATNRSPSHIARMFRSELGMPPHQFLIKLRIDRARTLLEKSTMSIAEIAYECGFSHQEHLTRLFRRHLDTTPAAYRRSKRN, from the coding sequence ATGTATTTGACTAGGCCTTTCGGCATTGAGGAAACGCATGGGATGTTATCCCTTCCTGGTGTGAACTTTCGTTCCACCAGCAATGGGAAAGACTGGACTTCAGTCTTCGCGTCCGTGCAGTGCGAGCGCCCTTTTGAAGGCGTTTTTGGCCCAGCGCGCGATCAGCTGTTGGTTCTACATCGCAATGGTCCGGTCGAGATCGAGAATATCCTAGACCGGAAGATTGGTGCGCGAACGGTTCCTGCGGGATCCATTCATTTGATTTCGTCGGGTGAAGAGTTTGGCATCAATTTGAAAGAGAGTGTCGAAACCGCACACGTCTATGTCCGTCGTGCCGTTATCGAAGAAGTTGCTGTGGACATCGCTGAGAACGACCCCAGCAAGGTGATTATCAATTCTGATGTCATTCAGAACCCAACCTTGCGCTCGTTGATTGAGGCAACTGCATTTGCGCTCGAAGACGACAGTACAGCGTCCGGCATGTTCGCCGACTACCTGTCGCGTGCTATCGCCGCGCAACTGATCCGCAATCACTCAAATGCTAAGCTTAAGCCAAGTAACGGCATTTTGAATGTTTCTCGAGTAACGCCTGCTCTCTCAGAGGCGATCGACTATATGTCGAACAACATGGACTCAACGATCAATCTGAGTGACGTTGCGGAAGCGACCAACCGTAGCCCTAGCCATATCGCGCGAATGTTCCGGTCCGAATTGGGGATGCCTCCTCATCAGTTTTTGATCAAGTTACGCATCGATCGTGCAAGAACCTTGCTGGAAAAGTCGACCATGTCGATTGCTGAAATTGCCTACGAATGTGGCTTTTCGCATCAAGAGCACCTGACTCGACTGTTCCGCCGTCATCTGGACACGACACCAGCAGCATATCGCCGTTCGAAACGGAACTAG
- a CDS encoding ABC transporter substrate-binding protein, giving the protein MSKLVHTAFIRRRFFLGATSIVAVAAMAPGVFAQEQTVKIGYVTPQTGPLAAFAEADEYVIAQVNELLAGGIETASGKVNVEIIVRDSQSSPNRASEVARELIVDDEVQLIVVASTPETANPVSAQCEIEGIPCISTIAPWQPWFIERQANPGDPAAWESFDYTYHFFWGLEDIITTFQAMWNQVDTNKSVGGLFPNDADGNAWGDAVNGLPPAMAAAGYPITDPGRFQNLSDDFTAQIGAFKAANAEIVTGVVIPPDFTTFWTQANQQGYKPKVVTTAKATLFPVAVDALGDLGHNLSTEVWWSPNHPFSSSLTGESSKELADGYVGETGRPWTQPTGFIHALFEVGVDAIKRAEDPFDPDALAAAVAETELDTVVGKVDFGAEGLPPAVAKNVSKTPLVGGQWRLKDGAYDLVIVENSAHPEIPAAGVMEIIE; this is encoded by the coding sequence ATGTCCAAACTCGTGCATACGGCGTTCATTCGCCGCCGCTTTTTCTTGGGAGCCACGTCGATTGTCGCAGTTGCAGCGATGGCTCCGGGGGTGTTTGCGCAAGAGCAGACCGTCAAGATCGGCTATGTAACGCCACAGACTGGTCCGCTTGCTGCCTTCGCCGAGGCAGACGAATACGTTATCGCCCAGGTTAACGAGCTCCTTGCAGGCGGCATTGAAACCGCATCTGGCAAGGTGAACGTTGAGATTATCGTTCGTGACAGCCAGTCGAGCCCGAACCGTGCGTCGGAAGTTGCACGCGAACTGATCGTGGATGACGAAGTTCAGCTCATCGTTGTTGCCTCGACCCCAGAAACAGCCAACCCCGTATCCGCCCAGTGCGAAATTGAAGGCATTCCGTGCATTTCCACAATTGCACCGTGGCAGCCGTGGTTCATTGAACGCCAGGCGAACCCGGGTGATCCGGCTGCGTGGGAATCCTTCGATTACACCTACCACTTCTTCTGGGGTCTCGAAGACATCATCACCACATTCCAGGCGATGTGGAATCAGGTCGACACCAACAAGAGTGTTGGCGGTCTGTTCCCGAACGACGCAGACGGCAATGCTTGGGGTGATGCGGTTAACGGCCTGCCGCCAGCTATGGCCGCTGCAGGTTACCCAATCACCGACCCAGGTCGTTTCCAGAACCTGTCTGATGATTTTACCGCGCAGATCGGTGCCTTTAAGGCAGCCAACGCAGAGATCGTAACCGGCGTTGTCATTCCGCCAGATTTTACCACGTTCTGGACGCAAGCAAATCAGCAGGGCTACAAGCCAAAGGTCGTTACCACCGCAAAGGCAACCCTGTTCCCGGTTGCAGTCGATGCACTTGGCGATCTTGGTCACAATCTGTCGACCGAAGTTTGGTGGTCGCCAAACCATCCATTCTCGTCGTCGCTAACCGGTGAAAGCTCCAAGGAGCTGGCAGATGGTTATGTCGGTGAAACCGGTCGTCCTTGGACCCAGCCAACAGGCTTCATTCACGCTCTGTTTGAAGTCGGTGTTGATGCGATCAAGCGTGCTGAAGATCCATTTGATCCAGACGCCCTTGCTGCAGCTGTCGCTGAAACCGAACTCGATACCGTCGTTGGTAAGGTCGACTTCGGCGCTGAAGGTCTGCCGCCAGCTGTTGCCAAGAACGTCTCCAAGACCCCGCTGGTCGGTGGTCAGTGGCGTCTGAAGGATGGCGCATATGATCTCGTCATCGTTGAAAACTCCGCGCATCCGGAAATTCCGGCAGCAGGCGTAATGGAAATTATCGAGTAA
- a CDS encoding ABC transporter ATP-binding protein — protein sequence MILRLAGVTKRFGAVVVADNIDLNVARGEALGIIGANGAGKSSLFNLITGVVTADAGTITIGDKDVTKVSVPDRCVAGVGRSFQIPRPFETLTVFENLLVAAEYGRASRALSSEALCASILEQTGLAAHANTLAGKLTLLNRKRLELARALATEPDLILLDEIAGGLTEAECHELVAFIQQLHQTGVTIIWIEHVVHALLSVVDRLIVLEFGRKIADGKPDAVMSDPVVRRSYLGIDDEAAA from the coding sequence ATGATCTTACGACTTGCCGGCGTTACTAAGCGCTTTGGTGCAGTCGTTGTGGCCGACAATATCGACCTCAATGTTGCACGTGGTGAAGCTCTCGGCATTATCGGCGCCAATGGTGCTGGCAAGTCGAGCTTGTTCAACTTGATAACCGGGGTGGTGACCGCTGATGCGGGCACCATCACTATCGGCGATAAGGACGTGACCAAGGTGTCAGTCCCCGATCGTTGTGTAGCCGGGGTAGGGCGCTCGTTCCAAATTCCCCGCCCATTTGAAACTCTGACTGTTTTCGAAAATCTTTTGGTTGCCGCGGAGTACGGTCGTGCGTCGCGTGCGCTGAGTTCGGAAGCTCTGTGTGCTTCTATACTGGAACAGACTGGTCTTGCCGCCCATGCCAATACTTTGGCCGGTAAATTGACCCTGCTCAACCGCAAGCGCCTTGAGTTGGCGCGGGCTCTGGCTACAGAACCTGATCTTATTCTGCTCGACGAAATAGCGGGCGGTCTGACTGAAGCAGAATGTCACGAGCTGGTGGCGTTCATTCAGCAGCTCCATCAAACCGGCGTCACGATCATCTGGATCGAACACGTCGTACATGCGCTGCTTTCGGTTGTAGATCGCCTGATCGTTCTCGAGTTTGGCCGCAAAATTGCTGACGGAAAGCCCGACGCCGTGATGTCCGATCCGGTCGTCCGCCGCTCGTACCTCGGTATTGATGATGAGGCAGCAGCATGA
- a CDS encoding ABC transporter ATP-binding protein, with product MTAVLETKNLEVFYGDFQAVFGVDFHINEGETVAIIGANGAGKSSFLKALSGLIPAKGQIMLDGQSVSGKPAYDMVKQGIALVPEGRRLFPTLSVSDNLRMGENGKSGERGWSYETICELFPLLAERADQLAPTLSGGQQQMVAIGRALITNPRVLLCDEISLGLSPAAVKDVYAAISEIKKRGTTIVIVEQDLNAALSAADRIYCFLEGKVSLAGRADEFDRSQILAAYFGN from the coding sequence ATGACTGCAGTACTAGAGACAAAGAACCTGGAAGTTTTCTATGGCGACTTCCAGGCCGTATTCGGCGTCGATTTTCACATCAATGAAGGTGAAACGGTTGCCATCATCGGCGCAAACGGCGCAGGAAAATCGTCATTTCTAAAGGCACTTTCTGGTCTGATCCCGGCAAAGGGCCAGATCATGTTGGATGGCCAGTCTGTTTCGGGCAAGCCAGCCTATGACATGGTCAAGCAAGGAATTGCGCTGGTTCCAGAAGGGCGTCGCCTTTTCCCAACGCTCTCCGTTTCGGACAATCTCCGCATGGGCGAGAACGGAAAGAGTGGAGAACGTGGCTGGAGCTACGAGACCATTTGCGAACTGTTCCCGTTGCTGGCGGAGCGCGCTGATCAGCTCGCGCCGACCCTTTCCGGTGGCCAGCAGCAGATGGTTGCCATCGGCCGCGCACTGATCACCAACCCTCGCGTGTTGCTCTGCGACGAAATCAGTCTCGGGCTTTCCCCCGCAGCTGTCAAAGACGTCTACGCAGCGATCAGTGAGATCAAGAAGCGCGGGACCACAATCGTCATTGTTGAGCAGGATCTGAACGCCGCTCTGTCGGCCGCTGATCGCATTTATTGTTTCCTCGAGGGGAAGGTCAGCCTGGCTGGCCGTGCTGACGAGTTTGATCGTTCGCAAATTCTCGCGGCCTATTTCGGGAACTAA
- a CDS encoding branched-chain amino acid ABC transporter permease, giving the protein MDYVNTIVQGILLGGLYALYAAGLSLIFGVMRLINLAHGDLIVLAAFVLLAMVTALGLPLPVALLILLPFAFALGWALQRFLLNRTLGDDILLPLLVTFGLQILVQNGLLVAFSADSRKLSLGAIETQSVNILGLNLGVIPLLTFAVAVAVLGVLSYIFYGTALGRRLRATSDSTEVVQLMGVNPRVVFAVAMGISFVVLTIAAFFMGIRSNFDPSVGPARLLFAFEAVVIGGLGSLWGTLAGGVILGVSQAIGARINPEWQILAGHLVFLVFIILRPRGLFPKQ; this is encoded by the coding sequence ATGGATTACGTCAACACAATCGTGCAGGGCATTTTGCTCGGGGGGCTATATGCTCTCTATGCAGCCGGCCTCTCGTTGATTTTCGGCGTGATGCGCCTGATCAATCTCGCCCACGGCGATCTGATCGTTCTGGCCGCATTCGTGCTTTTGGCAATGGTGACGGCTCTGGGCTTGCCACTGCCTGTTGCGCTTCTGATCCTGCTGCCGTTCGCTTTCGCGCTCGGTTGGGCTTTGCAGCGCTTTCTTCTGAACCGGACCCTTGGCGACGATATTCTTCTGCCATTGCTCGTCACGTTCGGTCTGCAAATCTTGGTTCAGAACGGCCTTCTCGTGGCGTTCAGTGCGGATAGTCGCAAGCTGTCTCTAGGTGCTATCGAGACGCAGTCCGTCAACATTTTGGGCCTGAACCTCGGTGTCATCCCACTTCTGACATTTGCTGTTGCCGTCGCGGTTTTGGGTGTTTTGAGCTATATATTCTACGGCACGGCGCTGGGCCGTCGTCTGCGTGCCACCTCTGACTCCACCGAAGTCGTCCAGCTGATGGGCGTGAACCCGCGTGTCGTCTTCGCAGTGGCAATGGGTATCTCCTTTGTCGTTCTAACCATCGCGGCGTTCTTTATGGGCATACGCTCGAACTTCGATCCAAGCGTTGGTCCTGCTCGTCTCCTGTTTGCCTTCGAAGCTGTTGTTATCGGTGGCTTGGGCAGTCTTTGGGGGACATTGGCTGGTGGCGTGATCCTAGGTGTCTCGCAGGCTATTGGCGCCCGTATCAACCCTGAATGGCAGATCTTGGCGGGCCACCTCGTGTTCCTCGTCTTCATCATTCTGCGTCCCCGTGGCCTGTTCCCGAAGCAGTAA